The Thermoanaerobaculia bacterium DNA segment GTCGAAGGCGCCGATGACTCCCTGAGGGTCGGGATCTTCCGGTGGCCCGTCCGCTCGGCCGGCAAGATAGACGTGATTGCCATGGACCGCGATGTCGAGCAAGCGGTCGTCGTTCGTTCCGCCGAGGTCCGGGTGAAGCGTCGGGCAGTGAGTCGTGATGCCGGTATCCGGCACAGGCATGACGCGCAGGTCGCGATCGGTGCCGGAGATGTTGGCGGTGTAGCCGATGAGCAACCGCCCGTCGGGTGCGACAGCCGCGGCCTTGCCGCCGAGGCTCGGCACATCGGCGACGAACCAGCCCGTGCCGCGAAACGTCGGGTCGCCATCGCCATCGACGGCTTTCGCCGGCGAGGCCAGAGCGACGAGCGCAAGGAGGACGACTGGCGCCAGGGCTGCGGTGCGAAAACAGATCGGTACAGGTGCGGACATGTCAGGGCTCCCCGAGAAGGTGCTTCTTTCGGAGGTGCGGCTTCTACCGGAAGTCGGGGCCAAGTGGGCGACCGAAGTCGCAACTCCTGTCAGGCTCGCGGGTGACGCGGGGCGCGATACCTCGCCGGAGCCTCCCGCAGATCTGCACCCGGGGGGCGCTCGAGCGGCGCACTCAATTTCGCCGAGACCAGCCGGTTGAGCGAGATGTTCTGCTCCTCGGCCTCGAGCACCAGGCGTCGGTGGATCTCGGGGGGAATCCGCACCTTGAAGGTCCCGCTGTAGCGCCGGTCGATGAGCGGTTCGGGCACCGCCCCACCCTCCTCGCGTAGCAGCTCGACCGCCTCGCGTGCCGCGCGCAATACCCCCGAGAGGGCCCGCTCCGCCTTCTTGTCGAGCCAGGAGAGACCGGGTAGCTCTGCGCAAACTGCGACGTGCTCGCCGTCCTCCTCGGACCAGAAGACGCGGTAGGAGTATCGATCCGAGAGCTCCATCCTCAACCCTCTCCTTTCGCGAGCCATGCCCTCGCGGCCCGTGCCACCTGCCGGCACTGGTAGGGCTTCGCCATCTTCCCGCGCGGCTGGATGTTCACGATCGGAAACTCCCGCAGGCCCGTGTGAAAAAGCAGGTGGCTTCCGCCGCCCTGCCTTCCTTCGCCGCCCCTCCCGCCCCTCCCGCCCCTCCCGAAAACCGCGACGCAGAACCGCCGCAACTCGGCAAAGGTCACGCTCCCGGGTGTCTCTTCCAGGCGAGGGAGAAGTGCCGCAGAGCGCCTGTCGAGCGATGGTGCCATTAATGCCACTCCTGGTCAACCTTTTTCCAGCTGACCTGATCGTCTTCGGGGAAGTCCAACGACACAGGGTAAAGACGTAAATCGCCCTCTGCATCTGGCGTCGCGAGGACGCTGGAGGGCATCTCACCACTCGGAGCTCGGCCGAGCGCCTCGAGCTTCGGGCGCGCCGGATTCAGGCGAAGAGTGAAAGGCGAGCCCCCAACTCCAGGCCGGCGCCGACGACCCGCTCGGGAGCTGGCTCAGCTCCTGGCGGCGAGGAGGAAATCGAGGAGGGCTTGGAGGCCGGAGCGTTGGCTGGGGCCGGAGAGGGCGTCTTCGAGGAGGTTGCCGCCGAGAACCATCAGTTTGTACTTCCGCCCGGCGGCGGTGAAGCGGAGCTGCTGGCCCGAGCTCGCCTGAATCCAGTCGCCGACCGACCCGCCCCAGCCCCAGATCGCCGAGGCCTCGATGTCGGCTGCCCGCAGCACGACCGGCTCGCCGGCCGCGGCGCTCCGCCGATCGAGCGGCAGGAGGATGAGCCGCGTCGGCGTCACCCCGATCGCAAAGAGCTGCGCCGAGAAGAGGCCCAGCTGATTGGCATGCACGACACCGACGAGCTCCTCGCCGTCACGATAGGGCTCGAGCGCCACGCGCAGGCGCTTCGACAGCTCCTCCCAACCCTTTTCGATCCAGCCCATGGCAGCCTCCTGATCCGAATCCGCCGAATCGCCCGGCGAAGGGACAGGGAAAGCCGAACCTGAGTCAGGTCGCTCCCCGCCAGCCTTCGAACAGGGAGACCAGCGCGACGGCGATCAGCAGGATTCCGATGCTGCGGCCGACGGACGCGAGCGCCTGCGGGCGATCGACGAGCCAGCCGCGCGCCTGCGCCGCGGCGAGCGCGAGCGGGCTGTAGACCGCGAGCTGGGTCACGATGATGATGGCGCCGAGAACGATCGCCTGCGCCCAGACCGGCCCCCACTCTTTGCGCACGAACTGCGGAAAGACCGCCAGCATGAAGACGTAGGCTTTGGGATTCAGCAGATTGGTCACCATGCCGCGCCGGTAAGCTGTGGTCACCGCGTTCGCCGCCCGTCCCGCCGCCCCGCCCTCTCCCGAGGCGCTACCGAAGCTGCCCGCCAGGGTCACGCCGCTGCGGGCGAGCGCGAGGCCGATCCAGGCGATGTAGGCCGCCCCGAGAACGAGCAACGCGTTGAAGAGGCCCGGCACCACACCGAGGATCGCCGCGATCCCCAGGGCGCCGATCGCGACATGCGCGACCGCCGCGGTGGCGATGCCGCCGACCGACGCCAGGCCGGCGCGCCGG contains these protein-coding regions:
- a CDS encoding toxin-antitoxin system HicB family antitoxin, which encodes MELSDRYSYRVFWSEEDGEHVAVCAELPGLSWLDKKAERALSGVLRAAREAVELLREEGGAVPEPLIDRRYSGTFKVRIPPEIHRRLVLEAEEQNISLNRLVSAKLSAPLERPPGADLREAPARYRAPRHPRA
- a CDS encoding LysE family translocator — encoded protein: MAPASSLWIFFGLVFGIVLLPGLDMACVLASSLGGGRRAGLASVGGIATAAVAHVAIGALGIAAILGVVPGLFNALLVLGAAYIAWIGLALARSGVTLAGSFGSASGEGGAAGRAANAVTTAYRRGMVTNLLNPKAYVFMLAVFPQFVRKEWGPVWAQAIVLGAIIIVTQLAVYSPLALAAAQARGWLVDRPQALASVGRSIGILLIAVALVSLFEGWRGAT